From a region of the Bacteroidetes bacterium GWF2_43_63 genome:
- a CDS encoding UDP-3-O-(3-hydroxymyristoyl)glucosamine N-acyltransferase, with product MEFTAAQVASFIGGNVDGDAAAKLSNFAKIEQGKAGDLCFLSNMVYEHYIYTTEASAVIVAEDFVPSAKVSAALIRVKNPYEAFAKLMTLAEAQKPKNKGVAELAFVAAGVHVPESCFVGEFSVIQAGSAIGENTQIHPQVFIGENVKIGSDVILYPGVKIMHDCVIGDRVILNPGVVVGTDGFGFAPDANGHFSKIPQLGNVIIEDDVEVGANTTIDRATMGSTRVGKGTKLDNLIMIAHNCEIGEHNVFAAQAGVAGSTKIGDHNQVGGQVGFAGHLKIGSYCRFAAQSGIMDSLDDHSSVMGAPAVSATRFFKIYSIFKKLDEIAFRVNALEKK from the coding sequence ATGGAATTCACCGCAGCACAGGTCGCATCTTTCATCGGGGGGAATGTTGATGGAGACGCCGCCGCGAAACTCAGCAATTTTGCGAAAATTGAACAAGGCAAAGCCGGAGATCTTTGCTTTCTGTCCAACATGGTTTATGAGCATTATATCTACACAACCGAAGCATCCGCTGTAATTGTGGCAGAGGATTTTGTTCCGTCTGCAAAAGTGAGTGCTGCTCTTATCCGGGTTAAAAATCCGTACGAAGCATTTGCAAAACTAATGACACTGGCCGAAGCGCAGAAACCGAAAAACAAAGGCGTGGCGGAACTGGCTTTTGTAGCCGCCGGCGTGCATGTTCCCGAATCGTGTTTTGTGGGTGAGTTTTCTGTAATACAAGCTGGTTCTGCGATTGGAGAAAACACACAGATTCATCCTCAGGTTTTTATCGGCGAAAATGTTAAGATCGGAAGCGATGTTATTTTGTATCCCGGGGTAAAGATCATGCATGATTGTGTGATCGGAGATCGGGTTATTCTTAACCCGGGCGTAGTTGTAGGCACTGACGGATTTGGATTTGCGCCCGATGCCAATGGCCATTTCAGCAAGATTCCACAATTGGGAAATGTAATTATTGAAGACGATGTTGAAGTAGGTGCCAATACTACGATAGACAGAGCAACGATGGGCTCGACACGCGTTGGTAAAGGGACTAAGCTGGATAATCTGATTATGATTGCTCACAATTGTGAGATTGGGGAGCACAATGTTTTTGCTGCGCAGGCAGGCGTTGCCGGATCGACCAAAATTGGAGACCATAACCAGGTTGGAGGTCAGGTTGGTTTTGCCGGACATCTGAAGATTGGCAGCTATTGCCGGTTTGCGGCACAATCGGGCATTATGGATAGTCTCGATGATCATTCATCGGTCATGGGAGCACCCGCTGTTTCTGCCACACGTTTCTTCAAGATTTATTCTATATTTAAGAAGCTGGACGAGATAGCTTTCAGGGTCAATGCCCTTGAGAAGAAATAA
- a CDS encoding nitroreductase, whose translation MDAIKMIQERRSVNNFDPTRKLDNETLKKIVDLAVHAPSAYNLQPWRIIVVQSDEAKEKFWNLAYKQPKIKDAAVNLLIVGNKNGWDKENPVWDEMLKTVGGNVEAVEGAQKGTAYSYGSTEERRIAFAQANAGLLSMSIMYAASTLGIDSHPMNGYDYDGVHKEFGLAEHEMPVMNICLGFFDQSKTLNPRRPRRGFEEITKVF comes from the coding sequence ATGGACGCAATAAAAATGATACAGGAACGTCGCTCAGTCAATAATTTTGACCCGACACGAAAATTAGACAACGAAACGCTGAAAAAAATTGTAGATCTGGCTGTTCATGCACCTTCTGCCTATAATCTTCAACCATGGAGAATAATTGTTGTTCAAAGCGATGAAGCCAAGGAAAAATTCTGGAACCTCGCATATAAACAACCAAAAATAAAAGATGCTGCAGTAAATCTGCTCATTGTAGGCAACAAAAACGGATGGGACAAAGAAAATCCTGTCTGGGATGAAATGCTTAAGACCGTAGGTGGAAATGTAGAAGCGGTTGAAGGCGCCCAAAAAGGAACGGCATATTCGTATGGTTCTACCGAGGAACGCCGCATTGCCTTTGCTCAGGCCAACGCAGGACTGCTTTCGATGAGCATAATGTATGCTGCCAGCACCCTGGGCATCGATTCTCATCCTATGAACGGATATGATTACGATGGTGTTCACAAGGAATTCGGTCTGGCCGAACACGAAATGCCTGTCATGAATATTTGCCTAGGTTTCTTCGATCAAAGCAAAACGCTTAATCCGCGCCGTCCCCGAAGAGGATTTGAAGAGATCACTAAAGTTTTCTAA
- a CDS encoding phosphohydrolase: MAVNKRKILNDPVHGFITIPDELIFGLMNHPCFQRLTRIRQLGLTYLVYPGALHTRFNHAIGAMHLMDEAIEILKQKGFEITPDEKQAALVAILLHDVGHGPFSHALEHSLIHNVSHEDISLKLMEKLDADMNGQLRMAIRIFKGTYKKKFLHQLVSSQLDVDRLDYLSRDSFFTGVSEGVVGTERILKMMTIAGDDLAVEEKGIYSVERFIISRRLMYWQVYFHKTVVAAEQMLIGVLKRAHELALNGVKVFAPPALAFFLENNNNRTNLNASTLDNFIDIDDSDVLSSLKVWQHHNDPVLSRLSANLLSRRLLRVVIDSKPISKKNEDELLKKISGTYNISKDEARYFLSYGEIENNAYAPGIDKIWIAYKDGTRKDVAEASDQLSQGAISKTVVKYFLCYPKEIM; this comes from the coding sequence ATGGCTGTAAACAAACGCAAGATACTCAACGACCCGGTGCATGGTTTTATTACGATTCCCGATGAATTAATTTTCGGGCTCATGAATCATCCTTGTTTTCAGCGGCTCACGCGCATCCGTCAACTCGGGCTCACTTATCTGGTATATCCCGGAGCCCTGCATACTCGTTTTAATCATGCCATTGGCGCCATGCACCTCATGGATGAAGCCATTGAAATACTGAAGCAAAAAGGTTTTGAAATCACTCCCGATGAAAAGCAGGCGGCGCTGGTGGCCATTTTGCTGCACGATGTGGGTCATGGCCCGTTTTCGCATGCGTTGGAGCACTCACTCATTCATAATGTTTCGCATGAAGATATTTCACTGAAACTGATGGAAAAGCTTGATGCGGATATGAACGGGCAGCTCAGAATGGCCATCCGGATTTTTAAGGGAACGTATAAAAAGAAATTTTTGCATCAGCTTGTGTCTAGTCAGCTTGATGTTGACCGGCTCGATTATCTGTCGCGAGACAGTTTTTTTACGGGTGTTTCAGAAGGTGTTGTTGGCACTGAACGAATTCTGAAAATGATGACTATCGCTGGTGATGATCTGGCAGTTGAAGAAAAGGGCATTTATTCTGTTGAGCGATTTATTATTTCACGCAGGTTAATGTATTGGCAAGTCTATTTTCATAAAACAGTTGTTGCTGCTGAACAAATGCTGATCGGTGTTTTAAAGCGGGCACATGAACTGGCTCTCAATGGCGTAAAAGTTTTTGCTCCGCCGGCTCTTGCTTTTTTTCTGGAAAACAACAACAATCGCACAAACCTGAACGCATCAACGCTGGATAATTTTATCGACATCGACGACAGCGATGTGTTATCGTCGCTTAAAGTTTGGCAACATCACAACGACCCGGTGCTGAGCCGCTTGTCGGCAAATCTGCTGAGTCGCAGACTCCTTCGCGTTGTAATAGATTCTAAGCCGATCAGTAAGAAAAACGAGGATGAATTACTGAAAAAAATCTCAGGCACTTACAATATTTCAAAGGATGAAGCCCGCTATTTTCTAAGCTATGGCGAAATCGAAAACAATGCTTATGCGCCGGGCATTGATAAAATATGGATCGCATACAAAGACGGAACGCGCAAAGATGTGGCCGAAGCCTCTGATCAGCTGAGCCAGGGTGCAATTTCGAAAACCGTGGTGAAATATTTCCTGTGCTATCCGAAAGAAATCATGTAG